A single genomic interval of Juglans regia cultivar Chandler chromosome 1, Walnut 2.0, whole genome shotgun sequence harbors:
- the LOC108999440 gene encoding pentatricopeptide repeat-containing protein At2g06000: MKSTESKQKPNTKPGRPSLNSGHNHKRIVIENICEPRAEPSDGVALQMTLLFFTTRTPWVRASKVAIAHFHSLAQGVSWSRPFSDKEVISNRSSDAWLVKVVCTLFIRSHLSDTCLGYLSKNLTPLIAFEVVRRLNNPKLGLKFFEFSRESLSVSHTLRTYNLLMRSLCQMGAYDSAKVVFDCMRSDGHLPDSSIVAFLASSYTQVGKFDLAKKLLAEAQRDKVGLSIFVYNKLLDELVRRNMVDEAICLFREHMESHSHPDTFTFNILIRGLCRMGEVNQAFVFLNDMGRFGCSPDAVTYNTLINGLCRVNEVNRGHELLKELRTRGEPKPDVVTYTSLISGYCKLGKTDDASVLFDEMINSGIKPNAITFNVLIDGFGKAGNMLSALSMYEKMLFLGYFPDVVTFTSLIDGYCRTGQVNQGLKLWHEMSARNVGPNVYTYSVLINGLSKENRMHEARDLLRQLKMRDFVPKPFVYNPVIDLFCKAGNVDEANEIVAEMEKKCKPDKVTFTILIIGHCMKGRMFEAISIFNKMLSIGCAPDTITVNSLISCLLKAGMPNEAFHIKQTVSQDLDLFTPSLKRTIPVGTNMDIPMAV, translated from the coding sequence ATGAAGAGTACGGAATCAAAGCAAAAACCCAATACAAAGCCTGGGCGACCCAGTTTGAATTCTGGCCATAACCACAAAAGAATCGTGATCGAAAATATCTGTGAACCTAGAGCTGAGCCTAGCGATGGCGTGGCGTTGCAGATGACCCTCTTATTCTTCACAACCCGTACCCCTTGGGTTCGAGCCTCCAAGGTTGCCATTGCCCATTTCCACAGTCTCGCCCAAGGAGTATCTTGGTCCAGGCCCTTCAGTGATAAAGAGGTAATCTCAAACCGAAGTTCCGACGCTTGGTTGGTTAAGGTTGTGTGTACGCTATTTATTCGTTCGCATCTGTCAGATACTTGTTTGGGTTATTTGAGTAAGAACTTGACCCCATTGATTGCGTTTGAGGTTGTTAGAAGGTTAAATAATCCGAAGTTGGGCTTGAAGTTCTTCGAGTTCAGTAGGGAGAGTTTGAGTGTCAGTCATACGCTCAGGACTTACAATTTGCTTATGAGGTCTCTCTGTCAAATGGGTGCTTACGATTCGGCAAAAGTAGTATTTGATTGCATGAGGAGTGATGGGCATTTGCCTGATAGTTCAATTGTGGCATTTTTGGCATCGTCGTATACACAAGTGGGCAAGTTTGATCTTGCTAAGAAATTGCTCGCTGAAGCTCAGCGTGATAAGGTTGGATTGAGTATTTTCGTATATAATAAGTTGTTGGATGAGTTGGTTAGGCGGAATATGGTAGATGAGGCCATTTGCTTATTTAGAGAGCATATGGAATCACATTCTCATCCTGATACTTTCACTTTCAATATTCTTATTCGAGGTTTGTGCAGAATGGGAGAAGTTAATCAGGCGTTTGTGTTTTTAAACGATATGGGGAGGTTTGGTTGTTCTCCTGATGCTGTTACTTATAATACTCTTATAAATGGGTTATGTCGAGTGAATGAGGTAAATAGAGGGCATGAATTGTTGAAGGAGTTACGGACAAGAGGTGAGCCTAAACCAGATGTTGTAACTTATACATCATTGATATCGGGCTATTGTAAGTTGGGTAAGACGGATGATGCCTCCGTTCTTTTTGATGAGATGATTAATTCTGGAATTAAACCAAATGCCATCACTTTTAATGTTCTCATTGATGGTTTTGGTAAGGCTGGCAACATGCTTTCCGCACTGTCCATGTATGAGAAGATGCTCTTTCTTGGTTATTTTCCAGATGTTGTTACCTTCACTTCCCTAATTGATGGATATTGTCGAACCGGACAGGTTAATCAGGGTTTGAAGCTTTGGCATGAAATGAGTGCAAGAAATGTGGGTCCAAATGTGTATACTTATTCTGTTCTTATAAATGGTTTGAGCAAGGAGAATAGAATGCATGAGGCTCGTGatcttttgaggcaattgaAGATGCGTGATTTTGTACCAAAACCCTTTGTGTACAACCCTGTAATTGATCTATTTTGCAAGGCTGGCAATGTTGATGAGGCAAATGAGATTGTGGCAGAGATGGAGAAGAAATGCAAGCCAGATAAAGTGACATTTACGATTCTAATCATTGGGCATTGTATGAAAGGCAGAATGTTTGAAGCCATCAGCATTTTTAACAAGATGTTATCGATTGGTTGTGCCCCGGATACAATTACTGTGAACTCTCTAATATCTTGCCTTTTGAAGGCTGGGATGCCTAATGAAGCTTTTCACATTAAGCAAACTGTATCCCAGGACCTGGACTTGTTTACGCCATCTTTGAAAAGAACTATTCCTGTAGGAACAAATATGGATATTCCAATGGCTGTTTAG
- the LOC109008528 gene encoding tubulin--tyrosine ligase-like protein 12, with translation MAVAKRVETYEDFVKVHGLLLTASGLPQSLHYQLFRKLSSDTFDGGAHFRIETCDGRQRRLFLTSDFMPKDSHVFLVDHAWTFRLSDAYQQLREVQGLAERMAALMCLEDMDSNSDPEETNESVDGVSHQTGTELRVAELVESEINTAKENGQDGAVLWLELEELDIDDDLLLSLDLSSRFPGLLALSLCGNKLENMEIVSREVTKFGNLRALWLNNNPVVDNCKEQLADMVLQRLPNLEIYNSQFTANFGEWALGFCGGVYVKDNPGRVHQGDRPLERVASLDLSNRCIHSLINKAFSPVELPSLSYLNLRGNPLELNSGGDLLEVLKGFPCLQSLEVDIPGPLGVTAIQILESLPELSELNGVNASKILETGKHVIDSMLRPRLPKWTAEETLADRIINAMWLYLMTYRLADEEKIDETSVWYVMDELGSALRHSDEPNFMVAPFLFMPEGNLASAVSFSILWPTQNVQKGDECTRDFLFGIGEDKQRSARLSAWFHTPQNYFIHEYEKHNQKLQLRSLISPSIQSSTTSSIHRTDESALCVYTDIPQVEELLTRPEFVITSEPKDADIIWTGMQVDEDVKKAAGITDQQFINQFPFEACLVMKHHLAETIQKAYGSPEWLQPTYNLETHLAQLIGDYYVRSRDGLNNLWILKPWNMARTIDTTVTDNLSAIIRLMETGPKICQKYIEHPALFNGKKFDIRYIVLVRNMNPLELFLSDVFWVRLANNPYSLDKHSFFEYETHFTVMNYRGRFSHKNTREFVTEFEQEHKVKWLEIHLRIRKMIRSVFEAATAVHPEMHSPRSRAIYGVDVMLDSSFQPKLLEVTYCPDCTRACKYDTESIVGGGVIKGQDFFNDVFGCLFLNETTHVNPL, from the exons ATGGCCGTCGCCAAGAGAGTCGAAACTTACGAGGACTTCGTGAAAGTCCACGGCCTGCTACTCACGGCATCTGGACTCCCTCAATCGCTGCACTACCAGCTTTTCCGTAAACTCTCGTCGGATACCTTCGACGGCGGCGCTCATTTCAGAATCGAAACCTGCGATGGTCGTCAGAGGCGTCTCTTCCTCACCTCCGACTTCATGCCCAAGGACTCCCACGTCTTCCTCGTCGACCACGCCTGGACTTTCCGCCTTTCCGACGCCTACCAACAG ttgcGGGAAGTTCAGGGATTGGCAGAGAGGATGGCCGCTTTGATGTGCTTGGAAGATATGGATTCGAATTCCGATCCCGAAGAGACCAATGAATCTGTAGACGGAGTTTCGCATCAAACCGGTACCGAACTGAGAGTTGCAGAACTGGTTGAAAGTGAAATCAATACTGCCAAAGAGAACGGACAAGACGGCGCCGTTTTGTGGTTGGAGCTTGAGGAGCTTGACATTGACGATGACTTGCTGTTGTCCCTCGACTTATCTAGTAGATTCCCG GGTTTACTTGCGCTGAGTCTCTGCGGAAACAAACTTGAGAATATGGAAATAGTTTCCCGGGAAGTTACTAAATTTGGAAACTTAAGAGCGCTGTGGCTTAACAATAATCCTGTTGTCGACAATTG cAAGGAGCAATTAGCTGATATGGTTCTTCAAAGGTTGCCGAATTTAGAAATCTACAACTCACAATTCACCGCCAACTTTGGGGAGTGGGCGTTGGGCTTCTGTGGAGGAGTGTATGTAAAGGATAATCCAGGCAGAGTCCATCAGGGTGACCGTCCATTGGAGAGAGTGGCCTCTCTCGACCTCTCGAATAGGTGTATCCACAGTTTGATCAATAAG GCTTTTTCCCCTGTTGAGTTGCCATCTCTATCATACTTGAATCTGCGGGGGAATCCGTTGGAACTGAATTCAGGTGGTGACTTATTGGAAGTCCTGAAGGGATTTCCCTGCTTACAGTCTCTGGAG GTTGATATTCCTGGGCCCCTTGGAGTAACTGCCATCCAAATTCTTGAATCCCTTCCTGAACTTTCTGAACTGAATGGTGTCAATGCCTCAAAGATATTAGAAACTGGAAAGCATGTGATTGACTCTATGCTTCGGCCACGTCTTCCTAAATGGACTGCTGAGGAGACTCTTGCTGATCGTATTATAAATGCGATGTGGCTATATTTGATGACATATAGACTTGCAGATGAGGAAAAGATTGATGAAACCTCTGTATG GTATGTGATGGATGAACTGGGCTCAGCACTGAGGCATAGTGATGAGCCAAATTTCATGGTGGCTCCCTTTCTCTTCATGCCAGAGGGGAATCTGGCATCAGCTGTGAG cTTTTCTATTTTGTGGCCAACCCAGAATGTTCAAAAAGGAGATGAGTGTACCCGTGATTTCCTTTTCGGTATTGGGGAAGACAAACAACGATCTGCTAGACTCTCTGCTTGGTTCCATACTCCACAGAATTACTTTATCCAT GAGTACGAGAAACACAATCAGAAATTACAATTGAGAAGCTTGATCTCTCCATCCATTCAGTCTTCTACAACTAGTAGTATACATCGTACTGATGAATCTGCTTTATGTGTTTACACTGATATTCCTCAAGTGGAAGAGTTATTAACACGTCCAGAATTTGTTATCA CATCTGAACCAAAGGATGCGGATATTATATGGACTGGTATGCAGGTGGATGAGGATGTGAAGAAGGCTGCTGGAATAACGGATCAGCAATTCATAAACCAATTTCCTTTTGAGGCTTGTCTTGTCATGAAACATCATTTGGCAGAGACTATTCAGAAG GCATATGGATCTCCTGAATGGTTGCAACCCACTTATAATCTTGAAACCCATCTAGCTCAACTTATTGGTGATTATTATGTACGCAGTAGAGATGGGCTTAACAATCTATGGATCTTAAAACCTTGGAACATGGCACGAACTATTGATACAACTGTCACTGATAATTTATCTGCTATCATCCGTCTGATGGAGACTGGGCCTAAAATTTGCCAAAAGTATATTGAGCACCCTGCTTTGTTCAATGGGAAGAAGTTTGATATCCGTTACATTGTTCTGGTTCGGAATATGAATCCTTTAGAACTATTCCTTTCCGACGTTTTCTGG GTTAGATTGGCAAACAACCCATATTCCTTGGACAAGCACAGTTTTTTCGAATATGAGACTCACTTCACTGTCATG AACTATCGTGGGAGATTCAGTCATAAAAACACTCGAGAGTTTGTGACAGAATTTGAACAGGAACATAAAG TTAAATGGTTGGAGATCCACCTGAGAATAAGAAAGATGATACGGTCGGTCTTCGAGGCAGCTACTGCTGTACATCCAGAGATGCATAGTCCTAGATCGAGGGCTATCTATGGTGTGGATGTAATGCTTGATAGCTCTTTCCAGCCAAAGTTACTGGAG GTGACTTACTGTCCCGACTGTACAAGAGCGTGCAAGTATGATACCGAATCTATAGTTGGAGGGGGAGTCATTAAAGGTCAAGATTTCTTCAATGATGTGTTTGGTTGTCTCTTTCTGAATGAAACTACCCATGTCAACCCATTGTAA